From Neobacillus sp. PS2-9, the proteins below share one genomic window:
- a CDS encoding DUF4405 domain-containing protein yields the protein MKKNYTKIVLDLLMAITFVLHMNPRVLDGLPFHEIAGIVIGVAILGHIGLNYQWVINTTKKIFDPKLPKKTRFSYLLNILLLVSMATVIITGIFISKVVFPSLSVQGGHALREIHGLSADATLAFVGFHVGVHWQWVMSICKRAFKSKGGKLRKGVIASVVLSLAILAGGIQWFASTATPSMINFKQEQMRQSGQASANRNTGTTTTTANSNQEPPNGEDFHRGRFGDRDGREGHGGSGNPFLVVLNYFAIWAAIIIPTYFLETRVLRKKRKSTNIQPT from the coding sequence ATGAAAAAGAATTATACAAAAATTGTACTGGATTTGTTGATGGCTATCACGTTTGTGTTGCACATGAATCCTAGAGTTCTAGACGGGTTACCGTTCCATGAAATCGCGGGTATTGTTATAGGCGTGGCTATTCTAGGGCACATCGGATTGAACTACCAATGGGTAATCAATACAACCAAAAAGATTTTTGATCCCAAACTTCCTAAGAAAACACGATTTAGTTATCTGTTAAATATATTACTTTTAGTTTCAATGGCAACCGTTATTATCACGGGAATCTTTATTTCGAAAGTCGTTTTTCCAAGTCTTTCCGTTCAAGGGGGACACGCCCTACGTGAAATCCATGGATTATCTGCAGATGCTACTCTTGCGTTTGTTGGTTTCCATGTTGGGGTACATTGGCAATGGGTTATGAGTATCTGTAAAAGAGCGTTTAAATCCAAGGGAGGAAAGCTTCGAAAAGGTGTAATCGCATCCGTTGTCCTGTCACTCGCCATTTTGGCAGGTGGAATCCAATGGTTTGCCTCAACCGCTACACCAAGCATGATTAATTTCAAGCAGGAGCAAATGCGACAAAGCGGGCAGGCATCTGCTAATAGAAACACTGGAACTACAACAACTACCGCAAATTCGAATCAGGAACCGCCTAACGGAGAAGATTTTCATAGAGGGAGATTTGGTGATAGAGACGGAAGAGAAGGACATGGTGGCAGCGGCAACCCATTTTTAGTCGTTCTTAATTACTTTGCCATCTGGGCAGCCATCATCATCCCTACTTATTTTCTGGAGACACGGGTCTTAAGGAAAAAACGAAAATCGACAAATATCCAACCAACCTAA
- a CDS encoding CBO0543 family protein: MAYEEGLAQSEKAYHQLTEVSSLFAKAVREDFLSTWQWWFGLALFIVPWIIWFLFRDKNSTGRLLLGGLLTVIFSLTIDLAALSLGLWSYPMTIIPLAPFLFLPYHYSLAPVGVMLALQIKPKMNPLLKGAIFSALAAFGAMKFFDAIGFYDPKHWSSFYDFIIFLLLYFTAYWVTKMESFAKLDKESS, encoded by the coding sequence ATGGCATATGAAGAAGGGCTCGCCCAATCAGAAAAAGCCTATCACCAATTAACCGAGGTCAGTTCTTTATTTGCAAAAGCTGTGAGAGAAGATTTTCTTTCTACATGGCAATGGTGGTTTGGTCTGGCATTGTTTATCGTCCCATGGATTATTTGGTTCCTATTCCGGGATAAAAATAGTACGGGACGTCTTCTTTTAGGAGGCTTATTGACCGTCATTTTTTCGCTTACAATCGATCTTGCTGCTTTATCTCTTGGGCTGTGGTCTTACCCAATGACAATCATCCCTCTGGCACCTTTTCTATTTTTACCTTATCACTATTCTTTAGCACCCGTTGGGGTTATGCTCGCTCTACAGATTAAGCCAAAGATGAATCCCTTATTAAAAGGAGCCATATTCTCTGCCCTGGCTGCTTTTGGAGCGATGAAGTTCTTTGACGCAATCGGCTTTTATGACCCGAAACATTGGTCCTCTTTTTATGATTTTATTATTTTTCTACTACTTTACTTTACAGCTTATTGGGTTACAAAGATGGAGAGCTTTGCTAAATTAGATAAGGAATCAAGCTAA
- a CDS encoding DNA-3-methyladenine glycosylase 2: MIEIKPPEDFNFKECLVFLGRSDQELLHRIKDGFVYKLLKIDQEPLLLKIGFIDDSLQGEFPLGKPTVKAQKMASDYVVDWFDLGRDLAGFYEMAQHDQMLQRVVSKYRGLRMIGIPDLFEALTWAIIGQQINLTFAYTLRKRFVERFGESVTFEGETYWLYPTFDRIAEIEVDALKELQFTARKAEYVIGVSRAMVNGELTREHLLKMEDYQQTHAYLTKLRGIGSWTADYVMMKCLHQSAAFPITDVGLHNAVRIQLGLERKPTLDELKEMAAGWTGWEAYSVFYLWRSLYV, encoded by the coding sequence ATGATTGAGATTAAACCCCCAGAAGACTTTAACTTTAAGGAATGTTTAGTTTTTCTCGGAAGGTCTGATCAGGAATTGCTGCACAGGATAAAAGATGGATTTGTATATAAATTGCTTAAAATTGATCAAGAGCCCCTTTTATTAAAAATCGGTTTCATAGATGATTCGCTTCAGGGTGAATTTCCATTAGGGAAACCTACGGTGAAGGCACAAAAAATGGCTTCGGATTATGTAGTGGACTGGTTTGATTTAGGCCGGGATTTAGCAGGATTTTATGAAATGGCACAGCACGATCAGATGTTGCAGCGAGTAGTAAGTAAATATAGAGGATTACGAATGATTGGCATACCGGATTTGTTCGAGGCACTGACATGGGCGATCATAGGACAGCAGATCAATCTGACCTTCGCTTATACCTTAAGGAAACGGTTTGTGGAACGTTTTGGCGAAAGTGTGACGTTTGAGGGAGAAACCTACTGGTTGTATCCTACCTTTGATAGGATAGCTGAAATAGAAGTAGATGCGTTAAAGGAGCTTCAATTTACGGCAAGAAAGGCAGAATATGTGATCGGAGTTTCTCGAGCCATGGTGAATGGGGAACTAACGAGAGAACATTTACTCAAGATGGAAGACTATCAGCAAACCCATGCTTATTTGACTAAATTAAGAGGGATTGGTTCGTGGACAGCTGATTATGTGATGATGAAGTGCCTTCATCAAAGTGCAGCGTTTCCCATTACAGACGTGGGTCTTCACAATGCAGTAAGAATTCAATTAGGGCTTGAGCGCAAGCCGACATTGGATGAATTGAAAGAGATGGCGGCGGGCTGGACAGGCTGGGAAGCTTACTCGGTGTTTTATCTTTGGAGGTCTTTATATGTATAG
- a CDS encoding DoxX family protein: MINLGLLIIRLVVGVLFIGHGAQKLFGKFGGYGLKGTGGWFESIGMKPGVTMALFAGLAELIGGILFAVGFLTPLAALMIAGTMIMAIVKVHAPNGLWATSNGYEYNLTIVAVAIGVALIGPGKYALDIFFF; the protein is encoded by the coding sequence ATGATAAATTTAGGTTTATTAATCATTCGTTTAGTTGTTGGTGTATTATTCATTGGTCATGGGGCTCAAAAATTGTTTGGTAAGTTCGGAGGCTACGGATTAAAAGGTACAGGAGGCTGGTTTGAATCCATTGGAATGAAACCAGGAGTAACGATGGCGCTTTTCGCAGGATTGGCAGAACTTATTGGTGGGATTTTGTTTGCTGTAGGATTCTTAACTCCGCTTGCGGCACTGATGATTGCAGGGACTATGATTATGGCTATTGTAAAAGTGCATGCTCCAAACGGATTATGGGCAACATCAAATGGATATGAATATAACCTAACTATAGTGGCAGTTGCTATTGGTGTCGCTTTAATTGGACCTGGCAAATATGCGCTAGATATATTTTTCTTTTAA
- a CDS encoding methylated-DNA--[protein]-cysteine S-methyltransferase produces the protein MYRLDYPSPIGVVEIVGTNEGILSILFNERDKPLYARESTTPKVLEDAYRELDEYFRGERQTFTFPCIVDGTPFQQKVWGTLKGIPFGGTASYKDIAVSMGNNKAIRAVGSANGKNKLSIVIPCHRIIGSNGKLTGYAGGLWRKEWLLQHEKRTLNQ, from the coding sequence ATGTATAGATTGGATTACCCATCTCCGATTGGAGTGGTCGAAATAGTAGGCACGAATGAAGGAATTCTTTCTATTTTGTTTAATGAGAGGGACAAACCGTTGTATGCGAGAGAGTCTACGACACCTAAAGTGTTAGAGGATGCTTATAGGGAGCTGGATGAATACTTCAGGGGGGAGCGGCAGACCTTTACTTTTCCTTGTATCGTTGATGGAACACCATTTCAGCAAAAGGTATGGGGGACTTTGAAAGGTATTCCGTTTGGTGGCACGGCATCTTACAAAGACATCGCTGTTTCAATGGGAAACAATAAGGCCATCAGAGCGGTGGGCAGTGCCAATGGAAAAAATAAGTTGAGCATCGTGATTCCTTGCCACCGGATCATTGGCTCAAATGGAAAGTTAACAGGATATGCGGGCGGACTCTGGAGAAAGGAATGGCTTTTGCAGCATGAGAAGAGGACTTTGAATCAATAG
- a CDS encoding ring-cleaving dioxygenase — translation MSKKTMGIHHITAIVGHPQENVDFYAGVLGLRLVKQTVNFDDPGTYHLYFGNEGGKPGTIITFFPWAGARQGTIGDGQVGVTSYVVPIGAMDFWKKRLEKFNVPFTIMERFGEQYLEFDDPHGLHLEIVEREDGEVNHWTFGDVTPEVAIKGFGGATLLSTQPNRTAELLEKVMGLELIGKEEDFARYRSTADIGNVIDLKLTPIGRGRMGVGTVHHIAWRAMDDQDQLDWQQYVAANGYGVTAVQDRNYFNAIYFREHGEILFEIATDPPGFAHDESVATMGEKLMLPSQYEPQRAQIERALLPFKIRDLD, via the coding sequence ATGAGCAAGAAAACAATGGGTATTCACCATATTACAGCCATCGTTGGGCATCCCCAAGAAAACGTGGATTTTTATGCAGGAGTGTTGGGTCTGCGTTTAGTTAAGCAAACAGTGAATTTTGATGATCCAGGTACGTATCACCTTTATTTCGGGAATGAAGGTGGAAAGCCTGGAACCATCATTACATTTTTTCCATGGGCTGGTGCTCGTCAAGGAACCATTGGAGACGGCCAAGTAGGTGTCACATCATACGTTGTTCCAATCGGTGCCATGGACTTTTGGAAAAAAAGGTTAGAAAAGTTCAATGTTCCTTTTACTATCATGGAACGCTTCGGAGAGCAGTATCTGGAGTTTGATGATCCACACGGTCTTCACTTGGAAATTGTTGAAAGAGAAGATGGGGAGGTCAATCATTGGACCTTCGGTGACGTCACCCCTGAAGTGGCGATTAAAGGCTTTGGCGGAGCCACTCTATTATCTACCCAGCCGAATAGAACGGCGGAATTATTAGAAAAAGTAATGGGCCTTGAATTAATCGGTAAAGAAGAAGACTTTGCTCGTTATCGTTCCACGGCGGATATTGGGAATGTGATTGACCTTAAATTAACTCCGATTGGCCGCGGGCGAATGGGGGTAGGAACCGTTCACCATATCGCATGGCGTGCGATGGATGACCAGGATCAACTTGATTGGCAGCAATATGTGGCGGCAAATGGCTATGGTGTGACTGCTGTTCAGGATAGAAACTACTTTAATGCGATTTACTTTAGAGAGCACGGAGAAATCCTGTTTGAAATCGCAACGGATCCTCCAGGTTTTGCTCATGATGAGTCTGTAGCAACAATGGGAGAAAAATTAATGCTGCCATCACAGTATGAGCCGCAAAGAGCACAAATTGAACGAGCTTTGCTACCGTTTAAAATAAGAGACCTAGACTGA
- a CDS encoding Ada metal-binding domain-containing protein, giving the protein MAKLTFSFDEMWEKIIACDRSYDGLFYTAVKTTKIYCRPSCRSRKPKKRNVEFYLVMSEAEKKGYRACKRCQPEAEHSPHEALVRSVMVYLAEHYKVNLTLEDVSSYIGVSPYYLERLFKKETQETPRTYLEKIRIDKAAFLLKSTGLTNLDICYEVGFQSPSNFYRVFRQIKKCTPSEYRNLASEGVDSND; this is encoded by the coding sequence ATGGCAAAGCTTACTTTTTCGTTTGATGAAATGTGGGAGAAAATCATTGCCTGTGACCGGTCCTATGACGGGCTTTTTTATACCGCTGTGAAAACCACAAAGATTTACTGCAGGCCTTCCTGCCGATCCAGAAAACCGAAGAAAAGGAATGTGGAATTCTATTTAGTGATGAGTGAAGCGGAAAAGAAGGGCTATCGGGCATGCAAGAGATGCCAGCCGGAAGCGGAACACTCCCCACACGAAGCACTAGTACGAAGTGTGATGGTTTATCTTGCGGAGCATTATAAGGTGAATCTCACTTTGGAGGATGTTTCCTCTTATATCGGCGTGAGTCCTTACTATTTGGAAAGATTGTTTAAGAAGGAAACGCAAGAAACACCGCGAACCTACTTGGAAAAAATAAGAATAGATAAAGCCGCCTTTTTGCTAAAAAGCACAGGACTCACAAACCTGGACATTTGCTATGAAGTGGGATTCCAAAGTCCATCCAATTTTTATAGGGTGTTTAGACAAATCAAAAAATGTACACCGAGTGAATATAGAAATCTGGCTAGTGAAGGGGTGGACAGCAATGATTGA
- a CDS encoding ring-cleaving dioxygenase: MQKTAGIHHITAMVNDAQRNIDFYAGVLGLRLVKKTINFDRPEVYHLYFGNDTGQPGTVITFFPWAKQLKGRIGTGQVGVTSYVIPQDTAPFWEKRLGKFGVEFTSSDRFGEKYLKFNDPDGLQIELTERDEGPRSTWSFGGVQPENAIKGFGGAVLLSAQPHKTIDVLENVLGLECMGQENEFLRLKSEGNVGNTIDIQLNPSVRGLMGAGTVHHIAWRAKDEEDQRRWKSLLLENGYYPTEILDRNYFKALYFHEAGGILFEIATDPPGFTVDEPAHELGKKLMLPSWLESKREELEETLPQVEVRVLEGDK, encoded by the coding sequence ATGCAAAAAACTGCAGGGATCCATCATATTACAGCAATGGTGAATGATGCTCAAAGGAACATCGACTTTTATGCAGGTGTACTGGGGTTACGACTTGTAAAAAAAACGATTAATTTCGATCGGCCAGAAGTGTACCATCTTTATTTTGGGAATGACACGGGCCAACCAGGTACTGTTATAACTTTTTTTCCTTGGGCTAAACAGCTGAAAGGTCGAATTGGAACGGGGCAGGTCGGCGTAACTAGTTATGTTATCCCGCAAGATACCGCTCCATTTTGGGAGAAACGATTAGGTAAATTCGGAGTTGAATTTACTTCTTCTGATCGCTTTGGTGAAAAATATTTAAAGTTTAATGACCCTGACGGACTTCAAATTGAATTGACTGAACGAGATGAAGGACCTAGGAGTACTTGGAGTTTTGGTGGAGTTCAACCAGAAAATGCGATTAAAGGATTTGGCGGTGCTGTTCTGTTATCGGCACAGCCACATAAAACAATAGATGTACTGGAAAATGTTTTGGGATTAGAATGCATGGGACAAGAGAATGAATTTCTAAGATTGAAGTCTGAAGGAAATGTTGGGAATACTATTGATATTCAGTTAAATCCATCAGTCCGGGGACTGATGGGAGCCGGAACGGTTCACCATATAGCATGGAGAGCAAAGGATGAGGAAGATCAACGAAGGTGGAAATCCCTTCTTCTAGAAAATGGGTATTATCCGACAGAGATTCTTGACCGAAACTACTTCAAGGCTCTTTACTTTCATGAAGCAGGGGGAATCCTCTTCGAAATAGCGACCGATCCACCAGGTTTTACGGTGGATGAACCTGCTCATGAACTTGGAAAAAAACTTATGCTACCGTCTTGGTTAGAGTCCAAAAGAGAAGAATTAGAAGAAACCTTACCGCAAGTGGAGGTTCGAGTTCTGGAAGGAGATAAATAA
- a CDS encoding DUF4386 domain-containing protein, translating into MNSNKKAAKLVGVLFILAAVTAVIGLLLYDPILNGPDYLIKGSEHANQVILGALMELILVASAVGTATTMFPILRKYNETIALWHVCFRFLEAIIITIGVISVLSLLTLSREFVAAGPQDTASFQASGTVLKAIHDWTFMLGPLFMLGINTMMYSYIFYKTKLVPKFISILGMTGATLVFIYGLLVMFGVIQQISVWSLLSLPVAANEMILAVWLIVKGFNPSALASLSAKK; encoded by the coding sequence ATGAATTCAAACAAGAAGGCAGCAAAATTGGTGGGAGTCCTGTTTATACTGGCAGCCGTTACGGCGGTCATCGGTCTTCTTTTATACGATCCGATCCTAAACGGCCCCGATTATTTGATTAAAGGTTCCGAACACGCAAATCAGGTGATATTGGGGGCACTTATGGAGTTAATTCTTGTCGCATCAGCGGTTGGTACGGCAACGACCATGTTCCCCATTTTAAGAAAATATAATGAAACGATCGCTCTTTGGCATGTATGCTTCAGGTTTCTTGAAGCCATTATTATTACTATTGGTGTTATCAGCGTACTGTCCTTATTGACCTTAAGCCGGGAATTTGTAGCAGCTGGGCCCCAGGATACTGCCTCTTTTCAAGCGTCGGGAACTGTATTAAAAGCCATTCATGACTGGACATTTATGCTTGGCCCCCTTTTCATGCTGGGGATCAATACGATGATGTACAGTTATATATTTTATAAAACCAAGCTCGTGCCAAAGTTTATTTCAATCTTGGGTATGACAGGGGCAACACTTGTTTTTATTTATGGATTGTTAGTCATGTTCGGTGTCATTCAACAAATTTCTGTATGGAGCCTCTTGTCACTGCCAGTGGCAGCGAACGAAATGATTTTAGCCGTCTGGCTCATCGTGAAAGGATTCAATCCATCTGCGCTTGCTTCCCTATCTGCAAAAAAATAG
- a CDS encoding MarR family transcriptional regulator — MNRKCTNLPFLVLMQTSKEIQERMKLEMTKYKLSITEFSVLEVLYNKGKQTIQQIGHRILISSGSMTYVIDRLEQKGLLNRSACPNDRRAIHVALTDHGNSLMEEIMPKHQELVDHMFGALDSHESEQLVKLLKKVSNER, encoded by the coding sequence ATGAACAGAAAATGTACCAATTTGCCCTTTCTTGTATTGATGCAAACATCCAAAGAAATTCAGGAGAGAATGAAGTTGGAAATGACAAAATACAAACTTAGTATTACAGAATTTTCTGTTCTCGAAGTGCTTTATAACAAAGGAAAACAAACCATACAACAAATTGGTCACAGGATATTAATTTCTAGTGGTTCTATGACCTATGTTATTGATAGATTGGAGCAGAAAGGCTTGTTGAATCGCAGTGCTTGTCCAAATGATCGGAGAGCCATACATGTAGCTTTAACTGATCATGGCAACAGCTTGATGGAGGAAATCATGCCGAAACATCAAGAATTAGTTGATCACATGTTTGGTGCCTTAGATTCTCATGAGTCTGAGCAACTGGTTAAACTTTTGAAAAAGGTAAGTAATGAAAGATAA
- a CDS encoding alpha/beta hydrolase, which produces MKHIFNKGQDPTKPTLLLLHGTGGNELDLLPLAGRIDDEASVLSVRGNVLENGMPRFFRRLAEGVFDIEDLIFRTKELNEFLDEAAEKYGFDRDNIIAIGYSNGANIAASLLFHYQNSLKGAILHHPMVPRKGIDLPDLSGKSVFIAAGTNDPICSPMESNELQSILEKAHANVELHWENRGHQLTLQEVDAAADWYRRVIIK; this is translated from the coding sequence ATGAAACATATATTCAATAAAGGACAAGATCCAACAAAACCAACGTTATTATTGCTTCATGGTACGGGTGGCAATGAGTTAGATTTGTTGCCTCTTGCAGGAAGAATAGATGATGAAGCTTCTGTATTGAGCGTTCGCGGAAATGTATTAGAAAATGGAATGCCTCGATTTTTCCGAAGATTAGCTGAGGGAGTATTCGATATAGAAGACCTTATTTTTCGAACAAAAGAACTAAATGAATTCCTAGATGAAGCAGCAGAAAAGTACGGTTTCGACCGAGATAACATAATCGCTATTGGATACTCTAACGGTGCGAATATAGCCGCAAGTTTATTGTTCCATTATCAAAACTCCTTAAAGGGTGCCATTCTCCATCACCCCATGGTACCAAGAAAAGGAATCGATCTTCCTGACTTATCAGGTAAGTCGGTGTTTATTGCTGCTGGGACAAATGATCCGATTTGCTCGCCAATGGAATCGAACGAACTACAATCCATATTAGAAAAGGCTCATGCAAATGTGGAACTTCATTGGGAGAACAGAGGGCATCAATTAACACTTCAAGAGGTTGATGCTGCAGCTGACTGGTATCGCAGGGTAATCATTAAATAA
- a CDS encoding type 1 glutamine amidotransferase domain-containing protein, which translates to MGKKIAVVVTDYFEDSEYMEPVQSFKEKGHTLTTIEMEKDKTVKGKQGTSEVVIDASIDDVSPEDFDALFIPGGFSPDLLRADKRFVLFAKAFMDAKKPVFAICHGPQLLITAETLQGRDVTGYKSIHVDLKNAGGHLHDKEVVVCQNQLVTSRQPDDIPAFVEESLRILG; encoded by the coding sequence ATGGGTAAAAAAATTGCTGTTGTCGTAACTGATTATTTTGAGGACTCCGAATATATGGAACCGGTACAGTCCTTTAAGGAAAAAGGCCATACGCTTACAACAATCGAAATGGAGAAGGATAAAACGGTGAAGGGAAAGCAGGGAACGAGTGAAGTCGTCATTGATGCAAGCATTGATGATGTCTCTCCTGAGGATTTTGATGCACTCTTCATTCCAGGTGGATTTTCACCGGATCTTCTTCGTGCAGACAAGCGCTTTGTCCTCTTCGCCAAAGCATTTATGGATGCTAAAAAACCTGTTTTCGCCATTTGTCACGGCCCCCAACTGCTTATCACAGCTGAAACGCTTCAAGGGCGTGATGTAACGGGCTATAAATCTATTCATGTAGATCTAAAGAATGCTGGTGGTCATTTGCATGACAAAGAAGTAGTCGTGTGCCAGAATCAGCTGGTTACCAGTAGACAGCCGGATGACATACCAGCATTTGTTGAAGAGAGTTTGCGAATATTAGGATAG
- the wrbA gene encoding NAD(P)H:quinone oxidoreductase: protein MTNVKLAVVYYSMGGTNYQLAKWAEEGAKEVGAEVKIVKVPELAPQSAIEGNPVWKAHVEATNDVPEVQLEDLEWADAIIFSVPTRFGNMPSQMKQFLDTTGGLWFNGKLVNKVVSAMTSAQNSHGGQEATILSLYTTMYHWGAIVAAPGYTDPVTFGAGGNPYGTSVTVGQDGKMIEDVQAAVKHQAKRTVTVAEWVKKGNQ from the coding sequence ATGACAAATGTAAAATTAGCTGTTGTTTATTACAGCATGGGTGGAACTAACTATCAACTAGCAAAATGGGCCGAAGAAGGAGCAAAAGAAGTTGGTGCGGAGGTGAAAATAGTAAAAGTTCCAGAACTTGCGCCACAATCAGCGATTGAAGGAAATCCGGTTTGGAAAGCGCATGTAGAAGCAACAAACGATGTACCAGAGGTTCAATTGGAAGACTTAGAATGGGCAGATGCCATCATTTTCAGTGTGCCTACTAGATTTGGTAACATGCCTTCACAAATGAAGCAATTCCTCGATACAACTGGCGGTCTATGGTTTAATGGCAAACTGGTTAATAAGGTTGTAAGTGCGATGACCTCTGCACAAAATTCACATGGCGGACAAGAGGCTACAATATTATCGCTATATACGACTATGTATCACTGGGGTGCAATCGTTGCTGCTCCTGGTTATACAGATCCTGTAACCTTCGGTGCTGGTGGAAACCCTTATGGAACAAGTGTTACAGTGGGGCAAGATGGAAAAATGATTGAAGATGTACAGGCTGCAGTTAAACACCAAGCGAAACGTACAGTTACAGTGGCAGAATGGGTTAAAAAAGGGAATCAATAA
- a CDS encoding flavin reductase family protein, whose protein sequence is MLSIDPASLSERDNYKFLIGSIIPRPIAFVTTLSKDGVLNGAPFSYFNIVSSNPPMISLSIQRSSGRQKDTARNMIESKQFVVHIVDEQNVEEINKTAANLPPDQSEIDLANLTPVDSMKILVPGVKEAKIRMECLVEHSLELGGLDTPGCDLIIGKVVQFHIERDIYENGRIDTRGLAAVSRLAGNNYAKIGEIFEIERPN, encoded by the coding sequence TTGCTTTCAATCGATCCTGCATCATTATCTGAAAGAGACAATTATAAATTTCTAATAGGTAGCATCATACCTAGGCCAATCGCTTTTGTCACAACGCTTTCAAAAGACGGCGTTTTAAATGGGGCACCATTTAGTTATTTTAATATCGTGTCATCTAATCCCCCAATGATTTCTTTATCGATCCAACGTTCATCAGGGAGACAAAAGGATACAGCGAGAAACATGATCGAGTCCAAGCAATTTGTGGTTCATATCGTTGATGAGCAAAATGTTGAAGAGATAAATAAAACAGCAGCAAACCTTCCTCCTGATCAAAGTGAGATAGATTTAGCTAACTTAACTCCAGTAGATAGTATGAAAATATTAGTTCCTGGAGTGAAGGAAGCGAAAATCAGAATGGAATGTTTAGTAGAGCATTCCTTGGAATTGGGTGGCTTGGATACGCCGGGGTGTGATTTGATAATAGGAAAAGTTGTTCAATTTCATATCGAAAGAGACATTTATGAAAATGGAAGAATCGATACAAGGGGCTTAGCCGCGGTTAGCAGATTGGCTGGCAATAATTACGCAAAAATTGGTGAGATTTTTGAAATTGAAAGACCGAATTAA
- a CDS encoding helix-turn-helix transcriptional regulator, which produces MGKILVGNHIRKLRFNHDEMTQQQLADKVGVTRQTIVALEKGNYSPSLELAFRIAHAFNLPLEEVFFYGDHKKL; this is translated from the coding sequence ATGGGCAAAATTCTTGTCGGCAATCACATTCGAAAATTACGATTCAATCATGATGAAATGACCCAGCAGCAATTGGCTGACAAGGTGGGTGTAACAAGACAAACCATCGTGGCTCTCGAAAAGGGAAACTACTCCCCATCTCTAGAACTCGCTTTTCGCATTGCTCACGCCTTCAACTTACCGTTAGAAGAGGTATTCTTTTACGGAGACCATAAAAAGCTGTAA